In Anaerobacillus isosaccharinicus, one genomic interval encodes:
- a CDS encoding DegV family protein, protein MSKIAIVTDSTAYLPKQLRDELGITMVPLNVIFGNETYKEETEVTTSDFYEMMKKETELPKTSQPAIGLFATEFERLAKDYDQVISIHLSSGISGTYQSAVAAGSMVEGIEVIPFDTEVSCMPQGFYVLEAAKLANEGKTSDEIISRLTEMKGKMRAYFMADDLSHLHRGGRLNGAQLIVGSLLQIKPVLHFEEGKIVPFEKVRTAKKALNRIYGLLDEDASTGEPIQVVVIHGNCEEEAKKISEQLSSQYPHANIMISYFGPVIGTHLGEGSIGIGWYKG, encoded by the coding sequence ATGAGCAAGATTGCGATCGTTACCGATAGTACAGCTTATCTACCAAAACAACTGAGAGATGAACTTGGCATTACGATGGTTCCGTTGAACGTTATTTTTGGCAATGAAACATATAAAGAAGAAACTGAAGTAACTACTTCTGATTTTTACGAAATGATGAAGAAGGAGACTGAATTACCGAAAACATCACAGCCAGCGATCGGTTTATTTGCGACAGAGTTCGAGCGCTTAGCGAAGGATTACGACCAAGTCATCTCAATTCACCTTTCAAGTGGTATTAGTGGCACGTATCAATCGGCCGTAGCTGCGGGCAGCATGGTTGAGGGAATAGAAGTTATTCCCTTTGATACAGAAGTCAGCTGTATGCCACAAGGTTTTTACGTCCTAGAAGCAGCAAAGCTCGCCAACGAAGGTAAGACTTCTGATGAGATCATCAGCCGATTAACCGAAATGAAAGGCAAGATGCGTGCTTATTTCATGGCAGACGACTTAAGTCACCTTCATCGTGGCGGTCGACTAAATGGTGCCCAATTGATTGTAGGAAGCCTTCTGCAGATTAAACCTGTCCTTCACTTTGAAGAAGGAAAAATCGTTCCTTTCGAAAAAGTTCGTACAGCGAAAAAAGCACTTAACCGCATTTACGGTTTACTTGACGAAGACGCGAGTACAGGCGAACCAATTCAAGTTGTAGTGATCCACGGTAACTGCGAAGAAGAAGCTAAAAAAATTAGCGAGCAACTAAGCTCACAATATCCCCATGCCAACATCATGATTAGCTACTTCGGCCCAGTAATCGGGACACATTTAGGCGAAGGAAGTATTGGAATTGGTTGGTATAAAGGGTAA
- a CDS encoding helix-turn-helix transcriptional regulator: MLTNRVKYLRRSEGFDLTQEQLANELGVSRQTIVELEKGRPPSADLLLKVSAFFNKDPRDIFFQSDVASNLQREKNNASTA; this comes from the coding sequence TTGTTAACAAACAGAGTTAAGTACTTGAGACGTAGTGAAGGTTTTGACCTTACACAAGAGCAACTAGCTAACGAACTAGGTGTTTCCAGACAAACTATAGTTGAACTTGAAAAGGGAAGACCACCTTCTGCAGATTTACTTTTAAAAGTTTCAGCATTCTTTAATAAGGACCCAAGAGATATTTTTTTTCAGAGTGATGTTGCATCAAACTTACAAAGAGAAAAGAATAATGCGTCTACTGCATAG
- a CDS encoding AAA family ATPase translates to MIKINKLEIENIKRVKAVKIEPSANGLTIVGGKNSQGKTSVLDAIAWGLGGNKYRPSQAQREGSVIPPHLHIVLSNGLVVERKGKNSDLKVIDPNGQKGGQLLLDSFVNELAIDLPKFMASTNREKANTLLQIIGVGDKLFELEQKETELYNSRRAIGQIADQKSKFAKEQPYYTDAPKEPISASDLIKQQQEILARNGENQRKRQNLSQIEALHTSQGQEIQRLEAHLAQLKEVYMKTGEDLAIARKDAVDLIDETTEELEANIQQIDDINRKVRANLDKDKAETDANDYRAQYDELTSKIEKIRIQKDELLTNADLPLDQLSVDGGELVYKGQKWDNMSGSEQLKVSTAIVRKLKPNCGFILLDKLEQMDLETLNEFGKWLEQEGLQAIATRVSTGEECSIIIEDGYVVGQEQIVKPVAVEQAPKAWKPGEF, encoded by the coding sequence ATGATTAAAATCAACAAGCTTGAAATCGAAAATATAAAACGTGTTAAAGCAGTTAAGATCGAACCGTCCGCAAATGGTCTTACTATCGTCGGAGGGAAAAATAGCCAAGGTAAAACAAGTGTATTGGATGCAATTGCTTGGGGGTTAGGTGGTAATAAATATCGACCTTCCCAGGCGCAACGTGAGGGTTCTGTTATTCCTCCTCACCTTCATATTGTCCTTTCTAATGGTCTAGTTGTAGAACGTAAGGGGAAGAACTCAGATTTAAAAGTAATTGATCCTAATGGACAAAAAGGCGGCCAACTATTACTTGATAGTTTTGTTAACGAGCTTGCTATCGATTTGCCTAAATTCATGGCATCTACTAATAGAGAAAAGGCTAATACATTACTTCAAATAATCGGTGTTGGAGATAAGCTTTTTGAATTAGAACAAAAAGAAACTGAACTTTATAACAGTCGTAGAGCAATCGGACAAATCGCTGACCAAAAGTCAAAGTTCGCAAAAGAACAACCTTATTATACGGATGCCCCAAAAGAACCCATTTCTGCTTCTGACTTAATTAAACAGCAGCAGGAAATTCTAGCACGGAATGGAGAGAACCAACGTAAGCGTCAAAACCTTTCGCAGATTGAGGCTCTTCATACTAGTCAAGGTCAAGAAATTCAAAGGTTAGAAGCACATTTAGCCCAATTGAAGGAAGTTTATATGAAAACGGGTGAAGATTTAGCAATTGCACGAAAGGATGCAGTTGATTTAATTGACGAGACAACCGAAGAATTAGAAGCAAATATCCAACAGATTGATGATATTAACCGCAAGGTCCGAGCAAATTTGGATAAAGACAAAGCGGAAACGGACGCTAATGATTATAGGGCTCAATACGACGAGCTAACTTCTAAAATCGAAAAAATACGTATACAAAAAGATGAACTTTTAACTAATGCAGATCTTCCTTTAGATCAACTAAGCGTGGATGGTGGAGAACTCGTTTATAAAGGGCAAAAGTGGGATAACATGAGTGGTTCTGAACAACTTAAGGTTTCTACTGCTATCGTTCGAAAATTAAAGCCAAATTGTGGTTTTATCCTGTTGGACAAGCTCGAGCAAATGGACTTGGAAACATTAAATGAGTTTGGCAAATGGTTAGAACAAGAAGGCTTACAAGCAATCGCAACACGAGTTAGTACAGGTGAAGAGTGTTCTATCATAATTGAGGATGGTTATGTTGTAGGACAAGAACAGATTGTTAAACCGGTGGCGGTAGAACAAGCACCTAAAGCATGGAAACCTGGTGAATTTTAA
- a CDS encoding response regulator yields MYDHQEKIIKIVIIDDHQLFREGVKRILAMENNFEVVAEGDDGSVAMQLVETHNPDVILMDINMPKVNGVEATRQLIEANPDVKVLILSIHDDETYVTHVLKTGASGYLLKEMDADSLIQAVRVVAEGGAYIHPKVTHNLINEYRRLAADPSSDTAIGFREVEYRRPLHILTRRECEVLQLMTDGKSNRSIGEALFISEKTVKNHVSNILQKMNVNDRTQAVVEGIKNGWVMVN; encoded by the coding sequence ATGTACGATCACCAAGAAAAAATTATCAAGATTGTCATTATCGATGATCATCAGCTTTTTCGCGAAGGTGTAAAGCGAATTTTAGCGATGGAAAATAACTTTGAAGTTGTTGCAGAAGGCGATGACGGTTCAGTGGCAATGCAGCTCGTTGAAACCCACAATCCTGATGTTATTTTAATGGATATTAATATGCCAAAAGTGAATGGTGTTGAAGCAACTCGTCAGCTTATTGAAGCTAATCCAGACGTGAAAGTTTTAATTTTATCAATCCACGATGACGAGACCTATGTAACACATGTTTTAAAAACAGGGGCTTCAGGTTATTTATTAAAAGAAATGGATGCTGATTCTTTAATACAAGCCGTACGCGTAGTTGCTGAAGGTGGAGCGTACATTCACCCGAAGGTAACCCATAACTTAATTAATGAATATCGCCGTTTAGCAGCTGATCCATCATCTGATACGGCGATCGGTTTTAGAGAAGTAGAATATCGTCGTCCGTTACATATTTTAACACGTCGCGAATGCGAAGTTCTTCAACTAATGACTGATGGAAAGAGCAATCGCTCAATCGGCGAAGCACTATTCATTAGCGAAAAAACAGTAAAAAATCATGTAAGTAACATTTTACAAAAAATGAATGTAAACGACCGCACTCAAGCAGTTGTCGAAGGAATAAAGAACGGCTGGGTTATGGTTAATTAA
- a CDS encoding ImmA/IrrE family metallo-endopeptidase: MELIKRKVELLVSKYDTNCPFKLAKLLGIKVEFEYLGKILGYYNKNFRCQLIHLNENTEEHKQFFVCSHELGHAILHPDENTPFLKKHTLFSTSKIETEANNFALELIFSKNDCITIEDAINKYGVPKQLALLKSLGR; encoded by the coding sequence TTGGAGTTAATTAAAAGAAAGGTCGAACTTCTAGTAAGTAAATATGATACGAATTGTCCTTTTAAATTAGCAAAATTATTAGGAATTAAAGTGGAATTTGAATATCTGGGGAAAATTTTAGGTTACTATAATAAAAATTTTAGGTGTCAGCTAATACATTTAAACGAAAATACTGAGGAGCATAAACAGTTTTTTGTCTGTAGTCACGAGTTAGGTCATGCTATCTTACATCCAGATGAAAATACACCTTTTCTTAAAAAGCACACATTATTCTCCACTAGTAAGATTGAAACAGAAGCAAATAACTTTGCTCTAGAATTAATTTTTTCCAAAAACGATTGTATAACAATTGAAGATGCGATAAATAAATACGGGGTACCTAAGCAACTTGCATTATTAAAAAGCTTAGGCCGTTAA
- a CDS encoding IS3 family transposase, which produces MRFIFIEKHSSEFSVTKMCEVLEVSRSGFFKWRNHRPSQQELRKKEIQERITYHFYDNYERYGSPKITQLLWREKFTISERTVGIYMKDLGLRSCVSKKFKVKTTDSNHTNPIAPNILNQDFTVSTPNKVWVTDITYIPCREGKLYLAAILDLCTREIVGWRLKSYMDNDLVLEAIDSAYKLKQPGKGLIHHSDRGAQYTSKDYRGKLEEYTMIASMSRTGNCYDNACAESFFSLLKKELIQGRRFQTKEQAYNAIYEYIEFFYNRKRIHSSIGYMTPFQYAKKFTELSTKLKA; this is translated from the coding sequence ATGAGGTTTATATTCATTGAGAAACATAGCTCTGAATTCTCAGTGACGAAGATGTGTGAGGTCCTAGAAGTATCTCGGAGCGGTTTTTTCAAGTGGAGAAATCATCGACCTAGTCAGCAGGAACTTCGTAAAAAAGAAATTCAAGAACGTATTACGTATCATTTCTATGATAATTACGAACGTTACGGTAGCCCTAAAATCACCCAGTTGTTATGGCGAGAAAAGTTCACCATTAGTGAACGTACCGTTGGTATTTACATGAAAGATCTTGGTTTACGCTCTTGTGTCTCAAAGAAGTTTAAAGTAAAGACAACAGATTCCAACCATACCAATCCAATCGCGCCGAATATATTGAACCAGGACTTTACTGTATCAACACCGAACAAGGTTTGGGTCACAGATATCACCTACATCCCGTGTCGTGAAGGAAAGCTATATTTGGCAGCGATCCTTGACCTTTGTACTCGAGAAATTGTCGGTTGGCGACTAAAAAGTTACATGGACAATGATCTTGTGTTAGAAGCAATAGACAGTGCATACAAACTGAAACAACCAGGAAAAGGCTTAATCCACCATTCTGATCGTGGAGCACAATATACATCCAAGGATTATCGAGGGAAACTAGAAGAATACACGATGATAGCCAGTATGAGTCGAACTGGAAACTGTTATGACAACGCTTGTGCAGAGTCTTTTTTTAGCCTTTTAAAGAAAGAGTTGATCCAAGGGAGAAGGTTTCAAACCAAGGAACAAGCCTACAATGCCATCTATGAATATATAGAATTTTTCTATAATCGCAAAAGAATTCATAGTTCCATTGGATATATGACACCATTTCAATATGCAAAGAAGTTTACAGAACTTTCAACTAAATTAAAGGCCTAA
- a CDS encoding transposase, whose translation MGEHRQTYNEEFKRQTVKFAQEQKQKKTMRDIAQELDVPLSCLHQWMTQFREFENEPVASEDRVRKLEQELRDLERQLKVKDRKLADTEEELAIVKKAVHIFSRPRP comes from the coding sequence ATGGGTGAACATCGTCAAACGTATAATGAAGAGTTTAAGCGTCAAACGGTCAAATTTGCACAAGAACAAAAGCAGAAGAAAACAATGAGAGACATCGCACAAGAGTTAGATGTGCCACTAAGTTGTCTCCACCAATGGATGACTCAATTTCGCGAATTCGAGAACGAGCCAGTGGCAAGTGAAGATCGTGTTCGAAAGTTGGAACAAGAGCTACGTGATCTAGAGCGTCAGCTAAAAGTAAAGGATCGTAAACTAGCTGATACAGAAGAAGAATTGGCTATTGTAAAAAAGGCGGTGCACATCTTCAGCAGACCAAGGCCATGA
- a CDS encoding helix-turn-helix domain-containing protein has protein sequence MGNELGKFLEELRGKLSLREAANKSSLSHTYIRDLELGINRKTQAPIRPSADTLIQLANAYNCNSNELLKRAGYIVEEEKSNYGEDLPALNERDERDIQKKLEEMINSLSSKDGFAAFDGNGTDDLDEEDREILIASLENSLRLAKRMAKQKFTPKKYRK, from the coding sequence ATGGGGAATGAATTAGGAAAATTTTTAGAAGAATTAAGAGGGAAGTTAAGTTTAAGGGAAGCTGCCAATAAGAGCAGTTTAAGTCACACTTATATTCGCGATTTAGAATTGGGCATTAATAGAAAAACTCAAGCACCTATTCGTCCTTCAGCTGACACCTTAATACAATTAGCAAACGCTTATAACTGTAACAGTAATGAATTGTTAAAAAGAGCTGGGTATATTGTTGAAGAAGAAAAAAGTAATTACGGAGAAGATCTTCCAGCATTGAACGAAAGGGATGAGCGGGACATCCAAAAGAAGCTTGAAGAAATGATTAATAGTTTAAGTTCTAAAGATGGATTCGCTGCATTTGATGGGAATGGAACGGATGATTTAGACGAAGAAGATCGTGAAATTTTAATAGCATCCTTAGAAAATTCGTTAAGATTAGCTAAACGAATGGCAAAACAGAAATTCACCCCTAAAAAATATAGAAAATAG
- a CDS encoding sensor histidine kinase encodes MSKKTMLDDILDKMLETVSQSKEQVFDITEQSRNDYSQLQVELARVQMKVATVIEESDRLERQARFARNRLSEVSKNFDKYTDEEVRNAYEMANDFQVKLALYRQEETQLREHRDTLERRLIGLQDTIKKAEKLVGQISVVLNYLTSDLQQVSELIKDAKEMQEFGLKIIEAQEEERKRVSREIHDGPAQMMANVLLRSELVERIYRENGIEDALKEIRDLRVMVKNSLSEVRRIIYDLRPMALDDLGVIPTLAKYLKNFQEHTGITVSFRNLGKEERLPAILEIAIFRFVQEAVQNAYKHAKPKEVQVKMEIKATKVVVVIKDDGAGFDQSEKKEGAFGLLGMKERVNMLKGELTIDSKVNKGTLIMLVIPIHK; translated from the coding sequence ATGTCGAAAAAAACAATGTTAGATGATATTCTAGATAAAATGCTCGAGACTGTTAGTCAAAGCAAAGAGCAGGTTTTTGATATTACGGAACAATCGAGAAACGACTATTCGCAGCTTCAGGTTGAATTGGCTCGAGTCCAAATGAAGGTTGCTACAGTTATTGAGGAATCCGATCGTTTGGAAAGGCAAGCTCGCTTTGCCCGTAATCGCTTATCAGAGGTTAGTAAAAATTTTGATAAATATACTGATGAAGAAGTTCGTAACGCTTATGAGATGGCGAACGATTTTCAAGTGAAGCTAGCCTTGTATCGCCAAGAAGAAACGCAGCTACGAGAGCATCGTGACACACTTGAACGAAGACTGATTGGGCTTCAAGATACGATAAAAAAAGCGGAAAAGTTAGTTGGACAAATTTCTGTTGTCTTAAATTATTTAACAAGTGACCTGCAACAGGTGAGTGAACTAATTAAAGATGCAAAAGAAATGCAGGAGTTTGGACTGAAAATCATTGAGGCACAAGAAGAAGAGAGAAAGCGTGTTTCAAGGGAGATCCACGATGGCCCGGCGCAAATGATGGCAAACGTACTACTCCGTTCAGAGCTTGTCGAGCGAATTTATCGTGAAAATGGCATTGAAGATGCGTTAAAGGAAATACGTGATTTAAGAGTGATGGTAAAAAATTCATTATCGGAAGTAAGACGGATTATTTACGATTTACGTCCAATGGCACTAGATGACTTAGGTGTAATCCCGACATTAGCTAAGTACTTGAAAAATTTTCAAGAGCATACCGGCATAACCGTATCGTTTCGAAATTTAGGTAAAGAAGAGCGACTTCCTGCTATTTTAGAAATTGCCATTTTTCGTTTCGTTCAAGAAGCCGTCCAAAATGCCTATAAGCATGCAAAACCAAAAGAGGTTCAGGTAAAAATGGAAATAAAAGCGACTAAAGTCGTAGTTGTCATTAAAGATGATGGTGCTGGTTTTGATCAAAGTGAGAAAAAAGAAGGTGCCTTCGGATTACTAGGCATGAAAGAACGAGTAAATATGCTAAAAGGTGAATTAACGATTGACTCCAAAGTCAATAAAGGCACACTTATTATGCTAGTCATTCCAATACATAAGTAA
- a CDS encoding recombinase family protein, translating to MKAALYIRVSTQEQVENYSIETQKERLEAFCKSKGWDVYDVYIDGGFSGSTIDRPALQSMLNDLKNIDAVAVYKLDRLSRSQRDTLTLIEEYFLKNNVDFVSITETLDTSTPFGKAMIGILSVFAQLERETIAERMRMGHIKRAEEGFRGMGGNHDPAGYSRVDGELVIKEDEAEHIRMTYDLYEQTQSITKVQARLKDLGFSVWRFRRYRDILANKLYIGEVSFAGEYYQGRHTPIIDKEQFERVQILLSRHKGPNSYKAKESLLTGLITCSICGESYVTYQTKDKLKNGKSTVYRYYMCRARRFPSEYDSKCTNKTWNYAKLEQVIISEFNSFLLEMDVENKEVDKINYDLQIKKIDEKIERTLNLYVDGQFDKELLNKQMGKLNMEKQSLQAQKLHQDERSNLKISKDQLEQYAVALLASDFSTKHSIIHKLIKHIYVDGDNIEIEWNF from the coding sequence ATGAAAGCAGCTCTTTACATCCGGGTCTCAACACAAGAGCAAGTTGAAAATTATAGTATAGAAACTCAAAAAGAACGTCTAGAAGCTTTTTGCAAGTCAAAAGGTTGGGATGTTTACGACGTTTATATAGATGGTGGTTTTAGTGGGTCCACAATAGATAGACCGGCACTTCAGAGTATGTTGAACGATCTAAAGAATATCGATGCGGTTGCGGTATACAAGTTAGATAGGCTGTCACGTTCTCAACGAGATACTCTTACACTAATCGAGGAATACTTCTTGAAGAATAACGTTGACTTTGTATCAATTACAGAAACGTTAGACACATCTACACCATTTGGGAAAGCAATGATTGGTATTCTTTCAGTATTTGCCCAGCTAGAACGTGAAACAATTGCTGAACGTATGCGCATGGGACATATTAAGCGCGCTGAAGAAGGTTTCAGAGGTATGGGAGGTAATCATGATCCTGCCGGCTATTCTCGTGTTGATGGAGAGCTGGTGATCAAAGAAGATGAGGCTGAACATATTAGAATGACATATGATCTTTACGAACAAACTCAATCTATTACTAAAGTACAAGCTAGGTTAAAGGATCTAGGCTTTTCTGTTTGGCGGTTCAGAAGGTACAGAGATATATTAGCAAACAAACTTTATATAGGAGAAGTTAGTTTTGCTGGCGAGTATTATCAAGGACGTCATACACCCATAATAGATAAAGAACAATTTGAAAGAGTCCAAATACTATTATCTCGTCATAAAGGACCTAACTCGTATAAAGCCAAGGAAAGCTTGTTAACTGGACTTATAACGTGTTCAATTTGTGGGGAGTCATATGTAACTTACCAAACAAAAGACAAGCTTAAAAACGGAAAATCAACTGTTTACCGCTATTACATGTGTAGAGCCAGACGTTTTCCATCAGAGTATGACAGCAAGTGTACAAATAAGACATGGAATTATGCTAAATTGGAGCAAGTGATTATTTCTGAGTTTAACTCATTTCTTCTGGAAATGGATGTGGAAAATAAGGAAGTAGATAAAATCAATTATGATCTCCAAATAAAAAAGATAGACGAAAAAATAGAACGGACTCTTAATTTGTATGTAGATGGTCAGTTTGATAAAGAATTACTGAATAAACAAATGGGTAAACTAAATATGGAGAAACAATCCCTTCAAGCACAGAAACTTCATCAAGATGAACGTTCCAATTTAAAAATAAGTAAAGATCAACTCGAACAATATGCAGTTGCTCTCCTCGCAAGTGACTTTTCAACAAAACATTCAATAATTCATAAACTAATTAAACACATATATGTAGATGGAGATAACATTGAAATCGAGTGGAACTTTTAA
- a CDS encoding aspartyl-phosphate phosphatase Spo0E family protein yields MPSNLTNQIEHKRKEMSEIIEKHGLSSTKAIRCSQDLDKLLNKYNESKLHSSKNMFLF; encoded by the coding sequence ATGCCTAGTAATCTAACAAATCAAATTGAGCATAAGAGAAAAGAAATGTCAGAAATCATAGAAAAACATGGTTTATCGTCCACTAAAGCTATTCGTTGTAGTCAAGATCTTGATAAACTTTTAAATAAGTACAATGAATCAAAACTACATTCTTCAAAGAATATGTTTTTATTCTAA
- a CDS encoding Fur-regulated basic protein FbpA translates to MSQANRLRQAVEAKRKELIELFENMGHTQIPCGTPIKSLTLTELQEIYKHGIKK, encoded by the coding sequence TTGAGCCAAGCAAATCGTTTAAGGCAAGCAGTCGAAGCTAAGAGAAAAGAATTAATTGAGCTTTTCGAAAATATGGGGCACACGCAGATCCCTTGTGGCACTCCTATTAAGTCTCTAACACTAACTGAGTTACAGGAGATTTATAAACATGGGATTAAAAAATAA
- a CDS encoding YigZ family protein — MLASYFTVKGYGEHEIVIQKSRFIAYIDRVTTEADAQAFIEKIKKKHWDAAHNCSAYLIGEKDHIQKANDDGEPSGTAGVPMLEVLKKRGLKDTVVVVTRYFGGIKLGAGGLIRAYGSSTSEGLNATGIVERKLMQIFHTKVDYTWLGKLENELHSSRYLIKEINYLDHVEIQTYVASAEVDQFITWMTDMTNGQAEIDKGEQEYLEEDV, encoded by the coding sequence ATGCTAGCATCATATTTTACGGTTAAAGGATATGGGGAGCATGAGATTGTCATTCAGAAGTCACGGTTCATTGCTTACATAGACCGGGTCACGACTGAAGCCGATGCTCAAGCCTTCATTGAAAAAATAAAGAAGAAACATTGGGATGCAGCTCACAACTGCTCGGCTTATCTCATCGGCGAAAAAGATCATATCCAAAAAGCCAACGATGACGGTGAACCGAGCGGAACCGCTGGCGTACCGATGCTTGAAGTATTAAAAAAACGAGGCCTAAAAGATACAGTCGTTGTGGTAACTCGTTATTTCGGTGGCATTAAGCTTGGTGCTGGCGGGCTAATCCGGGCATACGGAAGTTCGACGAGCGAAGGCTTGAACGCCACTGGGATCGTCGAGCGAAAGCTAATGCAAATCTTTCATACTAAAGTTGACTATACATGGCTTGGAAAGCTAGAAAATGAACTTCACTCTTCGCGCTATTTAATAAAGGAAATTAACTATTTAGATCATGTTGAAATTCAAACCTACGTGGCCAGCGCCGAAGTGGATCAGTTTATTACCTGGATGACCGACATGACAAATGGCCAGGCAGAGATTGACAAGGGTGAGCAAGAGTATTTGGAGGAAGATGTATAG
- a CDS encoding IS110 family transposase has translation MNFKQNEKINQVTEKTLVVGMDIAKRTHFACFTDDRGRVLQKSFPVSQSHDGFEQFYQKILAALREHDKSEVIVGIEPTGHYWLNLAYFLEDLGISLVMTNPMHVKRSKELDDNLPTKHDRKDALVIARLVKDGRFSYPRILKDMEAELRAGSTFRSKLTEELGAVKNMMIRWLDRYFPEFTQVFPSFGKMALAVLECTPFPSDLHERQLEEVMTLYREVDGIKSPQKPKAMRLIEVAANSIGITEGRQMARYEITTLVQRYHQLEKKIDDITQQLVELVQTSVEYESLKTVPGLGDSTIVDLLAEIGSFSHYEDPRQLIKLAGLTLRENSSGQHKGQKRISKRGRRKLRALLFRVMMPMLRHNEAFRKLHEYYTNRSINPLRKKQSIVVLCGKLLKVLHGISTKHKAFDAQRMMRDIPSLVEAV, from the coding sequence ATGAATTTTAAACAAAACGAAAAAATAAATCAAGTCACTGAAAAGACACTCGTTGTTGGAATGGACATTGCGAAACGAACTCATTTCGCTTGTTTTACCGATGATCGTGGACGCGTGCTCCAAAAATCATTTCCTGTTTCTCAATCACATGATGGCTTTGAACAATTTTATCAGAAAATTTTAGCGGCACTAAGAGAACATGATAAATCGGAAGTCATCGTCGGTATTGAGCCTACAGGGCATTATTGGCTTAATCTAGCCTACTTTCTAGAGGATCTTGGTATTTCTCTTGTCATGACCAATCCGATGCATGTGAAACGATCAAAAGAGTTGGATGACAACCTTCCAACAAAGCATGATCGTAAAGATGCGTTAGTGATTGCCCGCTTGGTCAAAGATGGCCGTTTCAGCTACCCAAGAATATTAAAAGATATGGAAGCTGAGCTTCGTGCAGGTTCGACTTTTAGAAGTAAATTGACAGAGGAGTTGGGTGCTGTCAAAAATATGATGATTCGCTGGTTAGATCGTTATTTTCCTGAGTTTACACAAGTGTTTCCCTCGTTTGGGAAAATGGCGTTAGCAGTACTGGAATGTACACCATTTCCAAGTGATCTTCATGAGAGACAACTTGAAGAGGTAATGACTCTTTATCGAGAGGTTGATGGGATAAAATCTCCTCAGAAACCGAAAGCTATGCGCCTAATTGAAGTCGCTGCAAATTCAATTGGAATAACTGAAGGACGTCAGATGGCCCGTTATGAAATCACCACACTCGTTCAACGTTATCACCAATTAGAAAAAAAAATCGATGACATCACACAACAATTAGTAGAACTCGTACAAACTTCTGTAGAATACGAATCGCTCAAGACGGTTCCGGGTCTTGGAGACTCGACAATCGTTGACCTTCTAGCTGAAATCGGTAGCTTTTCACACTATGAAGATCCACGCCAACTTATCAAACTAGCGGGACTTACATTACGTGAAAATTCATCGGGGCAGCACAAAGGCCAAAAACGTATTTCTAAACGAGGAAGAAGGAAGTTACGAGCACTCCTATTTCGTGTCATGATGCCGATGCTCCGTCACAATGAAGCATTTCGTAAACTACATGAATATTACACGAATCGCTCGATCAATCCGTTACGTAAGAAGCAGTCAATTGTGGTCCTTTGCGGAAAACTACTAAAAGTTTTACATGGAATTAGTACAAAGCACAAAGCATTCGATGCACAGCGAATGATGAGGGATATCCCTAGTCTCGTAGAGGCTGTATAA